A window of Pirellula sp. SH-Sr6A contains these coding sequences:
- a CDS encoding serine/threonine protein kinase: protein MFAVLNRWKSPPVPEQPGTSLKPSPPNQNRNFGASMKFQYGNGDKPLDGYVIKRGVGTGGFGEVYFAESESGKEVALKRIQKNLEVEVRGVRHCLNLRHPNLVGIYDIRFDKEDQGWIVMEFIAGESLRDRIDRHSTHVDLEETISLFAQLAAGVAYLHDQGIVHRDLKPANVFIDNSLVKIGDYGLSKYISTSRRGGQTESVGTFHYMAPEIGKGQYGKEIDIYSLGVILYEMLTGVVPFDGESSQEIILKHLTADPDVSMLPQPFAYTIQKALAKNAGSRFSDCREMLAAIGWELDRSGMAIRSLNGSPNVGAMPPVLPKQPGPIPGVSPSGAKQLGNDHPTLAGGPAVSLAALGAIPLGPNKAFPGGHNAAAASQSPLYHEPVARAVHQAIGEAQAWFRSLPAGMRGVVIAFSIILLITNGGWIAPLGFMALFGYVIYYIVWFLTGGPARAQKTFLPLKPSFAATNHVPPVAGAPRGATVFAPAQPVAKTTPVPYRVALRNWQKDQREQLHVRGVWAKTYARTRSWGFSGAVIASLALASSLLLHARYEGDSTPWLGGIAWTGVMALLTSWTVIFFARRWETQSEDSIVYRFVLMSSGVMLGLASYGLSDWLYIPWQEITSTQWGSVEFRSPDWNKAWKGFYSEGGEPLLPAHIAYFCCLMWIVRWWRQADVLRRSRFSIWTIAWSVAMAALVQGLFAFPMPWCLLLAGVTSFAVQLASPWINYKEARLA, encoded by the coding sequence CGTTCCAGAGCAGCCCGGTACTAGTCTTAAGCCTTCTCCTCCAAATCAGAATAGAAACTTCGGTGCTTCGATGAAGTTCCAATACGGCAATGGAGACAAGCCGCTCGATGGGTATGTCATAAAACGGGGCGTCGGCACCGGCGGCTTTGGAGAGGTGTACTTTGCCGAAAGCGAATCAGGCAAAGAAGTCGCCTTGAAGCGAATCCAAAAGAACTTGGAGGTCGAAGTCCGCGGGGTGCGGCACTGTCTCAATCTTCGCCATCCGAACTTGGTCGGGATCTATGACATTCGATTCGACAAAGAGGACCAAGGCTGGATCGTAATGGAGTTCATCGCGGGAGAATCACTTCGCGATCGAATCGACCGCCACTCCACTCACGTCGATTTGGAAGAAACCATTTCCCTCTTCGCGCAACTCGCCGCCGGAGTCGCTTATTTGCACGACCAAGGGATCGTGCACCGCGATTTGAAGCCCGCCAACGTCTTTATCGACAACTCGCTCGTAAAAATTGGCGACTATGGTTTGAGCAAGTACATCAGCACGTCGCGCCGAGGGGGCCAAACCGAAAGCGTAGGCACATTCCACTACATGGCCCCCGAAATTGGCAAGGGACAGTACGGCAAAGAGATCGACATCTACTCGCTCGGTGTCATTCTCTATGAAATGTTGACCGGTGTCGTACCGTTTGATGGCGAGAGCAGCCAGGAAATCATCCTGAAGCATTTGACCGCGGATCCGGATGTCAGCATGCTTCCCCAACCCTTCGCCTATACTATCCAGAAAGCACTGGCCAAAAACGCTGGTTCTCGGTTTAGCGACTGTCGCGAGATGCTGGCGGCGATTGGTTGGGAGTTGGACCGCAGCGGTATGGCAATCCGCAGCTTGAACGGTTCTCCCAATGTGGGAGCCATGCCACCCGTTCTTCCAAAACAACCCGGTCCTATCCCCGGTGTCTCACCATCGGGCGCCAAGCAACTTGGGAACGATCATCCAACCTTGGCAGGAGGCCCGGCCGTCAGTTTGGCTGCCCTCGGCGCCATTCCGTTGGGACCGAACAAAGCGTTCCCGGGAGGACACAATGCGGCTGCAGCCAGCCAATCCCCCCTTTACCACGAACCGGTCGCGCGAGCTGTTCATCAAGCTATCGGCGAAGCGCAGGCTTGGTTTCGAAGCCTACCTGCTGGGATGCGCGGGGTCGTCATCGCGTTCTCCATCATCTTGCTTATCACCAACGGTGGATGGATTGCTCCCCTCGGATTCATGGCTTTGTTCGGCTATGTGATCTACTACATTGTTTGGTTCTTGACAGGAGGCCCGGCGCGGGCGCAGAAAACTTTCTTGCCGCTGAAACCCTCCTTTGCAGCCACCAACCATGTTCCTCCTGTTGCGGGCGCTCCCAGAGGTGCGACGGTTTTTGCTCCGGCGCAGCCAGTTGCTAAGACCACCCCAGTGCCATACCGGGTTGCATTGAGGAATTGGCAAAAGGACCAACGCGAACAACTTCATGTCAGAGGAGTCTGGGCGAAGACCTATGCGAGAACTCGTTCCTGGGGATTTTCGGGGGCAGTCATTGCGTCGCTCGCGCTGGCGAGCTCGCTTTTGCTTCACGCGAGATACGAAGGAGATAGTACGCCTTGGCTGGGAGGGATCGCTTGGACAGGCGTCATGGCCCTCCTGACGTCCTGGACTGTTATCTTCTTTGCACGACGGTGGGAGACACAATCGGAGGACTCCATTGTCTATCGATTCGTCTTGATGTCCTCCGGCGTCATGCTAGGCCTAGCAAGCTACGGTCTCAGCGATTGGCTGTACATTCCTTGGCAGGAGATCACGTCCACCCAATGGGGGAGCGTGGAATTTCGCTCCCCGGACTGGAACAAAGCGTGGAAGGGATTTTACAGCGAGGGAGGCGAGCCTCTCTTGCCTGCCCACATCGCATACTTTTGCTGTTTGATGTGGATCGTGAGGTGGTGGAGACAAGCGGACGTTCTACGACGTAGCCGGTTTAGCATTTGGACGATTGCTTGGTCGGTCGCCATGGCCGCGTTGGTGCAAGGACTTTTCGCGTTTCCAATGCCCTGGTGCTTGCTTCTCGCAGGTGTCACGTCCTTTGCCGTTCAGTTGGCATCGCCTTGGATCAACTACAAAGAGGCGAGACTCGCCTAA